In Caretta caretta isolate rCarCar2 chromosome 4, rCarCar1.hap1, whole genome shotgun sequence, one genomic interval encodes:
- the LRP2BP gene encoding LRP2-binding protein isoform X3: MKLNSEALPRRRSSETVLQTISRTFRDSELNKQLGAEIAGNYSHTALFARAEELLAKRIIDGDPLAYFLQGQLYFEEGWYEEALTQFEKIKEMDFQALYQLGVMYYDGLGTKEDPEKGVEYMQIIINSNSPKARHLKYAAAYNLGRSYFEGCGVKHSDKEAERLWLIAADHGNPKASVKAQSTLGMFYSTSNSKDLKKACLLDPDVASDLELAANHGRI; this comes from the exons ATGAAGCTGAACAGCGAGGCGCTGCCCCGGAGGCGCAGCTCCGAGACTGTCCTGCAGACCATCTCCAGGACCTTCCGCGACTCCGAGCTGAACAAGCAGCTAGGGGCGGAGATAG CAGGGAACTATAGCCATACCGCTTTGTTTGCAAGGGCAGAGGAGCTGTTGGCGAAGAGGATCATAGATGGAGATCCTCTGGCATATTTTCTACAAGGGCAGCTGTACTTTGAAGAG GGATGGTATGAAGAAGCACTTACACAATTTGAAAAAATTAAGGAGATGGATTTTCAAGCTCTGTATCAGCTGGGTGTAATGTATTATGATGGATTGGGGACCAAAGAAGACCCA GAAAAAGGAGTGGAGTACATGCAAATAATTATCAACTCTAACTCCCCTAAAGCAAGACATTTAAAATATGCTGCTGCATACAATCTTGGCAGATCTTATTTTGAAGGATGTGGTGTTAAGCATTCAGATAAAGAGGCTGAAAG GCTGTGGCTTATTGCTGCAGACCATGGGAATCCAAAGGCAAGTGTAAAGGCTCAAAGTACCCTGGGAATGTTTTATTCTACATCAAATTCAAAAGATCTGAAAAAG
- the ANKRD37 gene encoding ankyrin repeat domain-containing protein 37 isoform X2 yields MWMMLDCSSEPDGLSLLLEAGAGVNAPADAFGQSPAHLAACGGQAFFLLWQLQTGANLNQQDCHGEAPIHKAAKVGSLECLALLVASDARIDLCNNDGQTAEDLAWAFGFLECAKFLTTVKHTQNMKLREQPSYSLKDNCGLPREASAGKKRACGIMGPANRKRRR; encoded by the exons ATGTGGATGATGCTGGATTGCAGctcagag CCTGACGGCTTGAGCCTCCTGCTTGAGGCGGGGGCTGGGGTGAATGCACCTGCAGATGCCTTTGGTCAGTCCCCAGCTCACTTGGCTGCTTGTGGAGGACAAGCTTTTTTCCTACTATGGCAACTGCAAACAGGAGCTAATCTGAACCAACAG GATTGCCATGGAGAAGCTCCTATTCATAAGGCAGCTAAAGTTGGGAGCTTGGAGTGTCTTGCTCTACTCGTTGCCAGTGATGCCAGAATAGA tttgtGCAATAATGATGGACAAACAGCAGAAGATCTTGCATGGGCTTTTGGATTTCTGGAATGTGCCAAGTTCCTCACAACTGTTAAACATACTCAAAATATGAAGCTAAGAGAACAACCTAGCTACTCACTTAAGGACAATTGTGGTTTGCCAAGAGAGGCTTCAGCTGGAAAGAAACGAGCATGTGGAATTATGGGACCCGCAAACAGAAAGAGGAGGAGATAA
- the ANKRD37 gene encoding ankyrin repeat domain-containing protein 37 isoform X1, translated as MWMMLDCSSEPDGLSLLLEAGAGVNAPADAFGQSPAHLAACGGQAFFLLWQLQTGANLNQQIMMKSQSQIFTDQNQDCHGEAPIHKAAKVGSLECLALLVASDARIDLCNNDGQTAEDLAWAFGFLECAKFLTTVKHTQNMKLREQPSYSLKDNCGLPREASAGKKRACGIMGPANRKRRR; from the exons ATGTGGATGATGCTGGATTGCAGctcagag CCTGACGGCTTGAGCCTCCTGCTTGAGGCGGGGGCTGGGGTGAATGCACCTGCAGATGCCTTTGGTCAGTCCCCAGCTCACTTGGCTGCTTGTGGAGGACAAGCTTTTTTCCTACTATGGCAACTGCAAACAGGAGCTAATCTGAACCAACAG ATCATGATGAAAAGTCAATCTCAGATTTTCACAGACCAAAATCAG GATTGCCATGGAGAAGCTCCTATTCATAAGGCAGCTAAAGTTGGGAGCTTGGAGTGTCTTGCTCTACTCGTTGCCAGTGATGCCAGAATAGA tttgtGCAATAATGATGGACAAACAGCAGAAGATCTTGCATGGGCTTTTGGATTTCTGGAATGTGCCAAGTTCCTCACAACTGTTAAACATACTCAAAATATGAAGCTAAGAGAACAACCTAGCTACTCACTTAAGGACAATTGTGGTTTGCCAAGAGAGGCTTCAGCTGGAAAGAAACGAGCATGTGGAATTATGGGACCCGCAAACAGAAAGAGGAGGAGATAA